In Helicobacter pylori, a single genomic region encodes these proteins:
- a CDS encoding site-specific DNA-methyltransferase: MKPYFSLEKLDLYHGDASVLETFEKGFYDLCITSPPYNLSIEYQGSDDFRAYDDYLNWCKNWLKNCYFWGKEQARLCLNVPLDTNKHGKQSLGADITIVAKECGWKYQNTIIWNESNISRRTAWGSWLQASVPYAIAPVELIVVFYKNEYKRQKQTSTMSKEEFLLYTNGLWSFSGESKKRLKHPAPFPRELPRRCIKLFSFLEDTIFDPFSGSGTTILEANALGRFSVGLEIEKEYCELSKKRILESLSLV, from the coding sequence ATGAAACCTTATTTTAGTTTAGAAAAATTGGATTTATATCATGGCGATGCGAGCGTTTTAGAGACTTTTGAAAAAGGTTTTTATGATTTATGCATCACTTCACCGCCCTATAATTTGAGTATTGAGTATCAAGGGAGTGATGATTTTAGGGCTTATGATGATTATTTGAATTGGTGTAAAAATTGGCTTAAAAATTGTTATTTTTGGGGTAAGGAACAGGCGAGATTGTGCTTGAATGTCCCTTTAGATACGAATAAACATGGCAAGCAAAGTTTGGGGGCTGATATTACTATAGTGGCTAAAGAATGCGGTTGGAAATACCAAAATACGATCATTTGGAATGAAAGCAATATCTCAAGACGCACCGCTTGGGGGAGTTGGCTGCAAGCTAGCGTGCCTTATGCGATCGCTCCTGTGGAGTTGATCGTTGTTTTTTATAAAAACGAATACAAACGCCAAAAACAAACTTCTACGATGAGTAAAGAGGAATTTTTACTCTACACGAACGGGCTATGGAGTTTTAGCGGCGAATCCAAAAAGCGCTTAAAACACCCAGCCCCATTCCCAAGGGAATTACCCAGGCGTTGCATTAAATTGTTTTCTTTTTTAGAAGACACGATTTTTGATCCTTTTAGCGGATCTGGCACGACTATTTTAGAGGCGAACGCTTTAGGGCGTTTTAGCGTGGGTTTAGAGATTGAAAAAGAATATTGCGAGTTGTCTAAAAAGCGTATTTTAGAGAGTTTGTCATTAGTGTGA
- a CDS encoding exodeoxyribonuclease VII large subunit codes for MHVLSVSEINVQIKALLEATFLQVRVQGEVSNLTIHKVSGHAYFSLKDSQSVIRCVLFKGNANRLKFALKEGQEVVVFGGISVYVPRGDYQINCFEIEPKEIGSLTLALEQLKEKLRLKGYFDEANKLPKPHFPKRVAVITSQNSAAWADMQKIASKRWLICELVCINTLMQGEGCVQSVVESIAYADSFHDTKNAFDAIVVARGGGSMEDLYSFNDEKIADALHFAKTFSMSAIGHESDFLLSDLVADLRASTPSNAMEILLPNSDEWLQRLDGFNVKLHRSFKILLHQKKAHLEHLAASLKRLSFENKHHLNTLKLEKLTIALENKTLEFLRFKKTLLEKISTQLSTSPFLQTKTERLNRLENALKLAYANLKLPQFGAFVSKNHQAIELEALKAGDKIELNNEKARASAEILSVDRV; via the coding sequence GTGCATGTATTGAGCGTGAGCGAAATCAATGTGCAAATCAAAGCCCTTTTAGAAGCGACTTTTTTGCAAGTTAGGGTTCAAGGGGAAGTGAGTAATTTGACTATCCATAAGGTGAGCGGTCATGCGTATTTTTCGCTCAAAGACAGCCAGTCAGTCATCAGATGCGTGCTGTTTAAAGGGAACGCTAATAGGCTTAAATTCGCTTTAAAAGAAGGGCAGGAAGTGGTTGTTTTTGGGGGCATTAGCGTGTATGTTCCAAGGGGGGATTATCAAATCAATTGCTTTGAAATAGAGCCTAAAGAGATAGGTTCATTAACTTTAGCTTTAGAGCAATTGAAAGAAAAATTACGCCTTAAAGGCTATTTTGATGAAGCCAATAAATTACCCAAACCGCATTTTCCTAAACGAGTGGCAGTCATCACTTCTCAAAATTCAGCCGCTTGGGCGGACATGCAAAAGATCGCTTCCAAACGATGGCTGATATGCGAATTAGTCTGTATCAATACCTTAATGCAAGGGGAAGGGTGCGTTCAAAGCGTGGTGGAGAGCATCGCTTATGCGGATAGTTTTCATGACACAAAAAACGCTTTTGATGCGATTGTAGTGGCTAGGGGTGGAGGGAGCATGGAGGATTTGTATTCTTTCAATGATGAAAAAATCGCTGACGCATTGCATTTCGCTAAAACTTTCAGCATGTCAGCTATTGGGCATGAGAGCGATTTTTTATTGAGCGATTTGGTGGCGGATTTAAGGGCTTCTACGCCTTCAAACGCGATGGAAATTTTGCTCCCTAATAGCGATGAATGGTTGCAAAGACTTGATGGGTTTAATGTGAAATTGCACCGCTCTTTTAAGATTTTACTCCATCAAAAAAAGGCGCATTTAGAGCATTTAGCGGCCTCTTTAAAACGATTGAGTTTTGAAAACAAGCACCATTTAAACACCTTAAAACTAGAGAAATTAACAATCGCTTTAGAAAATAAAACCTTAGAATTTTTACGCTTTAAAAAAACGCTTTTAGAAAAAATCTCTACCCAACTATCCACAAGCCCTTTTTTACAAACTAAAACAGAGCGCTTAAACAGGCTAGAAAACGCCCTCAAACTCGCTTACGCCAATTTGAAACTGCCCCAATTCGGGGCGTTTGTGAGCAAAAACCATCAAGCGATAGAATTAGAGGCATTAAAAGCGGGCGATAAAATTGAATTAAACAATGAAAAAGCCAGAGCGAGCGCTGAAATTTTGAGCGTGGATAGGGTGTAG
- the rseP gene encoding RIP metalloprotease RseP → MFIVAILTLAFLIFVHELGHFTIARICGVKVEVFSIGFGKKLCFFKLFGTQFALSLIPLGGYVKLKGMDKEENEENEENEINQADDSYAQKSPFQKLWILFGGAFFNFLFAILVYFFLALSGEKVLLSIIGGLEKNALEAGLLKGDKILSINHQKIASFREIRSVVARSQGELVLEIERNHQILEKRLTPKIVAVINESNDPNEIIKYKAIGIKPDMQKMGVVSYSLIQAFKQALSRFKEGVVLIVDSLKRLIMGSASVKELSGVIGIVGALSHANSVSMLLLFGAFLSINLGILNLLPIPALDGAQMLGVVFKNIFHIALPTPMQNALWLAGVGFLVFIMFLGLFNDLTRLL, encoded by the coding sequence ATGTTCATTGTAGCAATTTTAACGCTGGCGTTTTTAATCTTTGTCCATGAATTAGGGCATTTCACTATCGCTAGGATTTGTGGGGTGAAGGTAGAAGTCTTTAGCATTGGTTTTGGTAAAAAACTCTGTTTTTTTAAGCTTTTTGGCACGCAATTCGCTTTGTCTTTGATCCCGCTTGGGGGCTATGTGAAATTAAAGGGCATGGATAAAGAAGAAAATGAAGAAAATGAAGAAAATGAAATTAATCAAGCGGATGATAGCTACGCGCAAAAAAGCCCTTTCCAAAAGCTATGGATATTGTTTGGGGGGGCGTTTTTTAATTTTCTTTTTGCGATTTTAGTGTATTTTTTTCTGGCATTGAGCGGGGAAAAAGTCTTACTGTCAATCATTGGCGGTTTAGAAAAAAACGCACTAGAGGCCGGGCTGTTAAAGGGGGATAAAATCCTTTCTATCAACCATCAAAAAATAGCGAGTTTTAGAGAGATTAGAAGCGTAGTGGCGCGTTCTCAAGGCGAGTTGGTTTTAGAAATAGAGCGAAACCATCAGATTTTAGAAAAACGACTGACCCCTAAAATCGTGGCGGTAATAAACGAATCTAATGATCCTAATGAAATCATCAAATACAAAGCGATAGGCATTAAACCGGACATGCAAAAAATGGGCGTTGTCTCTTATTCCTTAATTCAGGCGTTCAAGCAGGCCTTGAGTCGGTTTAAAGAGGGCGTTGTTTTGATCGTGGATTCTTTAAAGCGTTTGATTATGGGGAGCGCTTCAGTTAAGGAATTGAGTGGGGTAATAGGCATTGTGGGGGCGTTAAGCCATGCCAATAGCGTGAGCATGCTTTTGTTGTTTGGGGCGTTTTTGTCTATCAATTTAGGGATTTTAAACTTACTACCCATCCCCGCCTTAGATGGGGCGCAAATGCTAGGGGTCGTTTTTAAAAATATTTTTCATATCGCTTTGCCAACGCCCATGCAAAATGCGTTGTGGCTAGCGGGTGTGGGGTTTTTGGTTTTTATCATGTTTTTAGGGCTTTTCAATGACCTCACTCGTTTACTATAA
- a CDS encoding flagellar FliJ family protein, whose product MKKFASVLVQLKTLALEKIEQKLESKRLELQQKEREILDKQAQLSAFKNPELGGMSLFLQTQQLKSALRLEIEHYQQEGEDLTKDLKILEKDYFLANQELEKAKIILENEKQKEKEILEKKEQALLDENAMILHWQKGGLHA is encoded by the coding sequence ATGAAAAAATTCGCTTCTGTATTGGTGCAATTAAAAACCCTTGCGTTAGAAAAAATAGAGCAAAAGCTTGAAAGCAAGCGTTTAGAGTTGCAACAAAAGGAGCGAGAAATTTTGGACAAACAAGCCCAACTAAGCGCGTTTAAAAACCCTGAATTGGGGGGAATGAGCCTTTTTTTACAAACCCAGCAATTAAAAAGCGCTTTAAGATTGGAGATAGAACATTACCAACAAGAGGGCGAGGATTTAACTAAGGATTTAAAAATTTTAGAAAAAGATTATTTTTTGGCTAACCAGGAATTAGAAAAAGCTAAAATCATTTTAGAAAACGAAAAACAAAAAGAAAAGGAAATTTTGGAAAAAAAAGAGCAGGCCCTTTTAGATGAAAACGCCATGATTTTACACTGGCAAAAAGGGGGCTTGCATGCGTAA
- the purA gene encoding adenylosuccinate synthase — protein MADVVVGIQWGDEGKGKIVDRIAKDYDFVVRYQGGHNAGHTIVHKGVKHSLHLMPSGVLYPKCKNIISSAVVVSVKDLCEEISAFEDLENRLFISDRAHVILPYHAKKDAFKEKSQNIGTTKKGIGPCYEDKMARSGIRMGDLLDDKILEEKLNAHFKAIELFKEAYGLGEDYEKDLREYFKTYAKKICPFIKDTTSMLIEANQKGEKILLEGAQGTLLDIDLGTYPFVTSSNTTSASACVSTGLNPKAINEVIGITKAYSTRVGNGPFPSEDTTPMGDHLRTKGAEFGTTTKRPRRCGWLDLVALKYACALNGCTQLALMKLDVLDGIDAIKVCVAYERKGERLEAFPSDLKDCAPIYQTFKGWEKSAGVRKLDDLEPNAREYIRFIEKEVGVKIGLISTSPEREDTIFL, from the coding sequence ATGGCAGATGTCGTTGTGGGGATCCAGTGGGGAGATGAGGGGAAGGGAAAAATTGTGGATAGGATCGCTAAAGATTATGACTTTGTGGTGCGTTATCAAGGCGGGCACAATGCCGGGCATACCATTGTGCATAAGGGGGTTAAGCATTCTTTACATTTAATGCCCTCAGGGGTTTTATACCCCAAATGCAAGAACATCATTTCTAGCGCGGTGGTCGTGAGCGTTAAGGATTTGTGCGAAGAAATCAGCGCGTTTGAGGATTTAGAAAATCGTTTGTTTATCAGCGACAGAGCCCATGTGATCTTGCCCTATCATGCCAAAAAAGACGCTTTTAAAGAAAAGTCTCAAAACATCGGCACGACTAAAAAAGGCATAGGCCCTTGTTATGAGGATAAAATGGCCAGGAGCGGGATAAGAATGGGGGATTTATTAGATGATAAAATCTTAGAAGAAAAGCTAAACGCTCATTTCAAAGCCATTGAGCTTTTTAAAGAAGCGTATGGTTTGGGCGAGGATTACGAAAAAGATTTGAGGGAGTATTTTAAAACTTATGCTAAAAAAATTTGCCCCTTTATCAAAGACACGACAAGCATGCTGATAGAAGCGAACCAAAAGGGTGAAAAAATCCTATTAGAAGGGGCGCAAGGCACGCTTTTAGACATTGATTTAGGGACTTACCCTTTTGTAACAAGCTCTAACACCACGAGCGCTAGCGCTTGTGTGAGCACCGGCTTAAACCCTAAAGCGATCAATGAAGTCATAGGTATCACAAAAGCCTACTCCACTCGTGTGGGTAATGGGCCTTTTCCTAGCGAAGACACTACACCCATGGGCGATCATTTAAGGACTAAGGGTGCGGAGTTTGGCACGACAACCAAGCGCCCAAGGCGTTGCGGGTGGCTGGATTTGGTGGCTTTAAAATACGCTTGCGCTTTGAATGGTTGCACGCAATTAGCTTTAATGAAATTAGATGTTTTAGACGGGATTGATGCGATTAAGGTGTGCGTGGCTTATGAAAGAAAGGGCGAAAGATTGGAGGCTTTCCCTAGCGATTTGAAAGATTGTGCGCCTATTTATCAAACTTTTAAGGGTTGGGAAAAAAGCGCGGGCGTGAGAAAATTAGACGATTTAGAGCCAAACGCTAGAGAGTATATCCGTTTTATTGAAAAAGAAGTGGGGGTGAAAATTGGCCTTATTTCTACAAGCCCTGAAAGAGAAGACACGATTTTTCTATGA
- a CDS encoding outer membrane protein: MKNTNTKEIKNTRMKKGQYQALKKGLLKTALLFSLPLSMALAEDDGFYMGVGYQIGGAQQNINNKGSTLRNNVIDDFRQVGVGMAGGNGLLTLATNTTMDALLGIGNQIVNTNATVGNNNAELTQFKKILPQIERRFETNKNAYSVQALQVYLSNVLYNLVNNSNNGSNNGVVPEYVGIIKVLYGSQSEFSLLATESVALLNALTRVNLDSNSVFLKGLLAQMQLFNDTSSAKLSQIAESLNKSGGAGAMLQKDVKTISDRIATYQENLKQLGGMLNNYDEPYLPQFGPGKSSQHGVINGFGIQMGYKQFFGNKRNIGLRYYAFFDYGFTQLGSLSSAVKANIFTYGAGTDFLWNIFRRVFSDQSLNVGVFGGIQIAGNTWDSSLRGQIENSFKEYPTPTNFQFLFNLGLRAHFASTMHRRFLSASQSIQHGMEFGVKIPAINQRYLRANGADVDYRRLYAFYINYTIGF; encoded by the coding sequence ATGAAAAACACCAATACAAAAGAGATAAAGAATACAAGAATGAAAAAAGGTCAATACCAAGCGCTCAAAAAAGGGCTTTTAAAAACCGCTCTGCTTTTTAGCCTTCCCTTAAGCATGGCGTTAGCTGAAGACGATGGCTTTTACATGGGAGTGGGCTATCAAATCGGCGGTGCGCAACAAAATATCAATAACAAAGGCAGCACCCTAAGGAATAATGTCATTGATGATTTCCGCCAAGTGGGCGTGGGTATGGCAGGGGGTAACGGGCTTTTAACCTTAGCGACAAACACGACCATGGACGCTCTTTTAGGGATAGGCAATCAAATTGTCAATACTAATGCAACTGTTGGCAACAACAACGCAGAATTAACCCAGTTTAAAAAAATACTCCCCCAAATTGAGCGACGCTTTGAAACGAATAAAAACGCTTATAGCGTTCAAGCCTTGCAAGTGTATTTGAGTAATGTGCTGTATAATTTGGTTAATAATAGTAATAATGGCAGCAATAATGGAGTCGTTCCTGAATACGTGGGGATTATAAAAGTTCTTTATGGCTCTCAAAGCGAATTCAGTCTCTTAGCCACGGAAAGCGTGGCGCTTTTAAATGCGCTCACGAGAGTGAATTTAGATAGTAATTCGGTGTTTTTAAAAGGGCTTTTAGCCCAAATGCAGCTTTTTAATGACACTTCTTCAGCAAAGCTAAGCCAGATCGCAGAAAGCTTGAATAAGAGCGGTGGTGCAGGGGCCATGCTTCAAAAGGATGTGAAAACCATCTCGGATCGAATCGCTACTTACCAAGAGAATCTAAAACAGCTAGGAGGAATGCTAAATAATTACGATGAGCCATACCTACCCCAATTTGGGCCAGGCAAAAGCTCTCAGCATGGGGTTATTAATGGCTTTGGTATTCAAATGGGCTATAAGCAATTTTTTGGGAACAAGAGGAATATAGGCTTACGGTATTACGCTTTCTTTGATTATGGCTTTACGCAATTGGGCAGTCTTAGCAGCGCTGTTAAGGCGAATATCTTTACTTATGGCGCTGGCACGGACTTTTTATGGAATATCTTTAGAAGGGTTTTTAGCGATCAGTCCTTGAATGTGGGGGTGTTTGGAGGCATTCAAATAGCGGGTAACACTTGGGATAGCTCTTTAAGAGGTCAAATTGAAAACTCGTTTAAAGAATACCCCACTCCCACGAATTTCCAATTTTTATTTAATTTGGGCTTAAGGGCTCATTTTGCCAGCACCATGCACCGCCGGTTTTTGAGTGCGTCTCAAAGCATTCAGCATGGTATGGAATTTGGCGTGAAAATCCCGGCTATCAATCAAAGGTATTTGAGGGCCAATGGGGCTGATGTGGATTACAGGCGTTTGTATGCGTTCTATATCAATTACACGATAGGTTTTTAA
- a CDS encoding outer membrane protein: MKNHSFKKTIALSLLAGMSLCDAEEDGAFFVIDYQTSLARQELKNPGFTQAQELKQLIRDGAVRLQTSAIPLSYYLDILGNKTKVLLSESLKNNAQPSQPNGQSTPNPALVNLEQSLGILGKLLDLSQQYASEGVIKPLVVDVGKEQIGITDSMLLVAQNIVLALGQVDLSKIQQNNNGQLYENIMKVMLLGADGTNGAYNGVSVGDIATGMQNFSSQTGLIGANSTVSELNALIKSGISLDRETLGLGSFIEKNICSGASSCFTGSQLIYKKGLDRTINIINAVLGQFESSASSLYKISYIPNLFSLKDYQSASMNGFGAKMGYKQFFTHKKNIGLRYYGFLDYGYTNFGDTNLKVGANLVTYGVGTDFLYNVYERSRRRERTTIGLFFGAQIAGQTWSTNVTNLLSGQRPDVKSSSFQFLFDLGVRTNFAKTNFNKHRLDQGIEFGVKIPVIAHKYFATQGSSASYMRNFSFYVGYSVGF, encoded by the coding sequence TTGAAAAACCACTCCTTTAAAAAAACGATCGCTCTTTCCTTACTAGCGGGCATGTCTTTGTGTGACGCTGAAGAAGATGGGGCGTTTTTTGTCATAGATTACCAGACGAGTTTGGCCAGACAGGAATTGAAAAATCCAGGCTTTACCCAAGCGCAAGAATTAAAGCAATTGATTAGAGATGGGGCTGTGAGATTGCAAACTTCTGCTATCCCCTTATCCTACTACTTGGATATTTTAGGGAATAAAACAAAAGTTCTTTTGAGTGAAAGCCTGAAAAACAATGCGCAACCATCACAGCCAAACGGACAAAGCACACCAAACCCAGCCTTAGTCAATTTAGAGCAATCTCTAGGGATTTTAGGAAAACTATTAGATCTATCCCAACAATACGCTTCAGAAGGTGTCATTAAGCCTTTGGTGGTGGATGTAGGGAAAGAACAAATCGGTATCACTGATAGCATGCTCTTGGTGGCTCAAAATATTGTTTTAGCTTTAGGGCAGGTGGATTTGAGCAAAATCCAACAAAACAATAACGGACAGCTATACGAAAACATCATGAAAGTCATGCTTTTAGGTGCGGACGGGACTAATGGAGCGTATAATGGCGTGAGTGTGGGCGATATTGCCACAGGCATGCAAAATTTTTCTTCGCAAACGGGCTTGATAGGGGCTAATTCTACGGTTAGCGAGCTGAATGCTTTGATTAAGAGCGGGATTTCTTTGGATCGTGAGACTTTGGGGTTAGGGAGTTTTATTGAAAAAAATATCTGCAGCGGTGCATCGTCTTGTTTTACTGGGAGTCAGCTTATTTATAAGAAAGGGCTAGACAGAACCATAAACATCATTAATGCGGTATTAGGTCAGTTTGAATCTTCGGCTAGTTCTCTTTATAAGATTTCTTATATCCCTAACCTCTTTTCGCTCAAAGATTACCAGTCAGCGAGCATGAACGGCTTTGGGGCTAAGATGGGCTATAAACAATTTTTCACCCATAAGAAAAATATCGGCTTAAGGTATTACGGGTTTTTGGATTATGGCTATACGAATTTTGGCGATACGAATTTAAAAGTGGGAGCGAATCTTGTTACTTATGGGGTAGGAACGGATTTTTTATACAATGTGTATGAACGCTCTAGAAGGAGGGAAAGGACTACAATCGGCCTTTTCTTTGGCGCTCAAATCGCAGGGCAAACTTGGAGCACGAATGTAACGAACCTATTGAGCGGGCAAAGGCCTGATGTCAAGTCCAGTTCGTTCCAGTTTTTGTTTGATTTGGGCGTGCGCACCAACTTTGCAAAAACCAATTTCAATAAGCACAGGTTAGACCAAGGGATAGAATTTGGGGTGAAAATCCCTGTTATCGCTCATAAATATTTTGCAACCCAAGGCTCAAGCGCAAGCTATATGAGGAATTTTAGCTTCTATGTGGGCTATTCAGTCGGTTTTTAA
- a CDS encoding ABC transporter permease — MSSLFKMRILSFKKNKRAVFSLYLFIALLALSLLAPLWVNDRPLFIYKDHKAYFPMFKNYAEVEFGGDFFTPTDYNDPYVQNTLLKDAFIIHALIPYSYDTIIMDLDSPAPTPPSFKHLLGTDDQARDVLARLVYGYRVSLVFGILLTLFSVLIGVSLGAFQGYYGGLVDLLGQRLSEIWSAIPMLFLLIVISSAFNSNFWIILFLVLLFSWMGLSQVVRTEFLKARNMDYTKAARALGVNDLKIIFYHVLPNALVATITYVPFLMAASISTLVSLDFLGFGTPIGSASLGELVNQGKDNLTTPHLAIVAFVAISLLLSVLVFIGEGVRDAFNANMLK, encoded by the coding sequence GTGAGCAGTTTGTTTAAAATGCGTATTCTGAGTTTCAAAAAGAATAAGCGGGCGGTGTTTTCACTCTATCTTTTTATCGCTTTATTAGCGCTTTCTCTTTTAGCCCCCTTGTGGGTGAATGATCGCCCCTTATTCATCTATAAAGATCATAAGGCGTATTTCCCTATGTTTAAAAACTATGCGGAAGTGGAGTTTGGAGGCGATTTTTTCACCCCTACGGACTATAACGATCCTTATGTGCAAAACACGCTTTTAAAAGACGCTTTCATCATCCATGCGCTCATCCCTTATAGCTACGATACGATCATTATGGATTTAGACTCGCCTGCCCCCACCCCCCCAAGCTTCAAACACCTTTTAGGCACAGACGATCAAGCCAGAGATGTGTTAGCCAGGCTGGTTTATGGCTATCGGGTTTCGTTAGTGTTTGGGATTTTACTCACCCTTTTTAGCGTTCTTATTGGCGTGAGTTTGGGAGCGTTTCAAGGGTATTATGGAGGGTTAGTGGATTTATTGGGGCAAAGGCTGAGCGAGATTTGGAGTGCGATCCCCATGCTTTTTTTACTCATTGTGATTTCTAGCGCGTTTAATTCTAATTTTTGGATCATTTTATTTTTAGTCTTGCTCTTTAGCTGGATGGGGCTTTCTCAAGTCGTGCGCACGGAGTTTTTAAAAGCAAGAAACATGGACTACACCAAAGCCGCTAGAGCGCTTGGGGTGAATGATTTAAAAATCATTTTCTACCATGTTTTACCCAACGCTTTAGTGGCAACGATCACTTATGTGCCGTTTTTAATGGCGGCTAGCATTTCCACTTTAGTGTCTTTGGATTTCTTGGGTTTTGGCACGCCTATAGGGAGCGCGAGTTTGGGCGAATTGGTCAATCAAGGTAAGGATAACCTCACCACGCCCCATTTAGCCATCGTTGCGTTTGTAGCCATTAGCTTGTTGCTTTCTGTTTTGGTGTTCATTGGCGAAGGGGTGCGCGATGCTTTCAACGCTAACATGCTCAAATAA
- a CDS encoding ABC transporter ATP-binding protein: MLEIKNLNCVLNAHFSLQNINISLNPSERVAIVGESGSGKSSIANIIMRLNPRFKPHNGEVLFETTNLLKESEEFMQHLRGNIIAYIAQDPLSSLNPLHKIGKQMNEAYFLHHKNASQTLLKEKVLNAMKQVQLDEKFLDRYPYELSGGQRQRVCIAMGIINAPKLLICDEPTTALDAQIQNQILDLLKQLSVEKNIALLFISHDLKAVKRLADRVYVLKKGEIVETNSTKDLFNDPKHEYSKLLIQASNLPAKNLKALDETLLEVKDFSVYYLQKRFFRPSLKKPLIASVNFSLKAKENIGIIGESGSGKSSLALGLLKLALNSGEEKILGQSVGPLNSKAFKPYRKILQMVFQDPYASLNPRLSIQSILIEALRFAYPKASQQEWHHLAELCLEEVCLNSELLNFYAYELSGGERQRVAIARAIALKPKIILLDEPTSALDKSIQKSVLELLLDLQEKQDLSYLFISHDLDVIKAFCDKVLVISEGKVVEMGAIKEVFDNPKHAYTKRLLESRL, encoded by the coding sequence ATGCTAGAAATCAAAAACTTGAACTGCGTTTTAAACGCGCATTTTTCGCTCCAAAACATCAATATTTCGTTAAATCCTAGCGAAAGGGTGGCAATCGTGGGCGAGAGCGGGAGCGGGAAAAGCTCTATCGCTAATATCATCATGCGTTTAAACCCCAGATTCAAACCCCATAATGGCGAAGTGCTGTTTGAAACAACCAACCTTTTAAAAGAAAGCGAAGAATTTATGCAGCATTTAAGGGGAAATATTATCGCTTACATCGCTCAAGACCCCCTATCCAGCCTAAACCCCTTGCATAAAATCGGCAAGCAAATGAATGAAGCCTATTTTTTACACCATAAAAACGCTTCTCAAACGCTCCTTAAAGAAAAAGTTTTAAACGCCATGAAACAAGTCCAATTAGACGAAAAATTTTTGGATCGTTACCCTTATGAATTGAGCGGAGGGCAACGCCAAAGGGTGTGTATCGCTATGGGCATTATTAATGCACCCAAACTGCTCATTTGCGATGAGCCTACCACCGCGCTAGATGCGCAAATCCAAAACCAGATTTTAGACTTACTCAAGCAATTGAGCGTGGAAAAAAACATCGCCCTTTTGTTCATTAGCCATGATTTAAAAGCGGTCAAACGCTTGGCTGATAGGGTTTATGTGCTAAAAAAAGGCGAAATAGTAGAAACCAATTCCACTAAAGATCTTTTTAATGACCCCAAGCACGAATATTCAAAACTCTTGATTCAAGCTTCAAACTTGCCCGCTAAAAATTTAAAAGCACTAGATGAAACGCTTTTAGAAGTGAAGGATTTTAGCGTTTATTACTTGCAAAAACGCTTTTTTAGGCCTTCTTTAAAAAAACCCCTTATCGCATCAGTCAATTTTTCCCTCAAAGCCAAAGAAAACATCGGCATCATTGGCGAAAGCGGGAGCGGGAAAAGCTCTTTAGCGTTAGGGCTTTTAAAACTCGCTTTAAATAGCGGGGAAGAAAAGATTTTAGGCCAAAGCGTGGGGCCTTTAAATTCTAAGGCGTTCAAACCCTACCGCAAGATCTTGCAAATGGTGTTTCAAGATCCTTACGCTTCATTAAACCCTCGCTTAAGCATTCAAAGCATTTTAATAGAAGCTCTGCGCTTTGCTTACCCTAAGGCTTCACAACAAGAATGGCATCATTTAGCTGAACTTTGCTTAGAAGAAGTGTGCCTGAATTCTGAATTGCTTAACTTTTACGCTTATGAACTCAGTGGAGGGGAACGCCAAAGAGTGGCGATCGCTAGAGCGATTGCTTTAAAACCTAAAATCATTCTTTTAGATGAGCCCACTTCTGCTTTAGATAAAAGCATTCAAAAAAGCGTGTTGGAATTATTGTTGGATTTACAAGAAAAGCAAGATTTGAGCTATTTGTTTATCAGCCATGATTTAGATGTGATCAAAGCGTTTTGCGATAAGGTGTTAGTGATAAGTGAGGGGAAAGTCGTAGAAATGGGCGCTATTAAAGAGGTGTTTGACAACCCTAAGCACGCTTATACGAAGCGTTTGTTGGAATCCAGGCTTTAA
- a CDS encoding DUF2393 domain-containing protein — MASLAFIQAFLESFKGFLSQATLISVLIASVLILFCAVLLLLALLLRNRLASYIATAAFLGAFLSMPFVLNVLLTQTIYPIETRILHANPLSYSNAFSLQVGVKNNSKFTLNKCVLRLEVLKNPHNFVEEHAFKWFVKKSYEKTFKEKILPKESKVFSFFIDNYPYSKTTPYQVSLFCL, encoded by the coding sequence ATGGCGTCTCTTGCCTTTATCCAAGCTTTTTTGGAGTCTTTTAAGGGATTTTTAAGCCAGGCGACTTTAATCAGCGTTTTAATAGCGAGCGTTTTAATCCTTTTTTGTGCGGTTTTGCTCCTTTTGGCTCTGCTTTTAAGAAACCGCTTAGCTAGCTATATAGCAACAGCAGCTTTTTTGGGCGCGTTTTTAAGCATGCCTTTTGTTTTGAATGTTTTACTCACTCAAACGATTTACCCCATAGAAACACGCATCTTACACGCTAACCCTTTAAGTTATAGCAACGCCTTTTCTTTGCAAGTGGGAGTCAAAAACAATTCCAAATTTACTCTAAACAAATGCGTTTTACGCCTAGAAGTGCTTAAAAACCCTCACAATTTTGTAGAAGAGCATGCGTTTAAATGGTTTGTCAAAAAAAGCTATGAAAAAACCTTTAAAGAAAAGATTTTGCCCAAAGAATCCAAGGTCTTTTCATTTTTCATTGATAACTACCCTTATTCAAAAACGACCCCTTATCAAGTTTCTTTGTTTTGTTTGTAG